A stretch of DNA from Capsicum annuum cultivar UCD-10X-F1 unplaced genomic scaffold, UCD10Xv1.1 ctg36530, whole genome shotgun sequence:
cctgaaggaaaatgttttccatctAACTTCTTAAAGGGTTGCATCATATGCATGGGAGAAAGTAGGAATTCTGAAGGAACATGATTTGCATCTGACTTCTCAAAGGGATGCATTTTATGCATACTGTGTTGTGCACGTGATACTTTGAACCCAATGTCGTCCATGATAAAAACATTTCCCCTTTGAATTTCTCTCAAGCACAGGTCATGTATTAGATCATGAACCTTACATGATCTAATTTTTGTTCCATCTGAACTTTTCTTGCAGACGAGGACTAGACATCTATCGACAAGCTCGTGCAAACACTTCTCAGCCTCTCCTTCCAAATTATTTTCCAACTTTAGGAACCCCTCAGCCATCCAAAATCTCGCCAAGCTCTTCGCTGAAATCTCCTTGTCTTCTGGAAAAATTCCGAAATACAATAGACAAGCTTTTAGATCACTGATTATAACTCAACCCCAACACATCCAAAAAATTGTTTATCAGGATCATTTGTGACTGACTTAACATCTTTAGCAACATTTTCCCAATATTCTATTGTCCTTCTAGATTTGAGAAGCCCAGCAACCACGGAAATACTTAGTGGTAACCCGTGGCATTTGTTGACAATTTGCTTCCCAATAGTCTCGAACTCGGAAGGTAGTACTTCATTGGAAAATGCAATACTTTCAAAAAGTTTCCAACTCTCATGTTGATCCATGAAGCTCATCTGCAAAGAGAGATTCTTTGTACCAGCACAGCGAGCTACTTCAGTGTTACGGGTCGTTAGCAATATTCGACTCCCATTGTTTTCACTCGGAAAGCACA
This window harbors:
- the LOC124891517 gene encoding putative late blight resistance protein homolog R1A-10, translated to MVGRDDQMKWMLTELTRYGGSSGELKVIPIVGMGGVGKTTLAKEVYNDESIRLHFDVRAWATVSQKHNIKEILPSLWRCEKGENIYVDSEAELADKLQKSLKGKRYLIVLDDMWDSEAWDAVRLCFPSENNGSRILLTTRNTEVARCAGTKNLSLQMSFMDQHESWKLFESIAFSNEVLPSEFETIGKQIVNKCHGLPLSISVVAGLLKSRRTIEYWENVAKDVNDLKACLLYFGIFPEDKEISAKSLARFWMAEGFLKLENNLEGEAEKCLHELVDRCLVLVCKKSSDGTKIRSCKVHDLIHDLCLREIQRGNVFIMDDIGFKVSRAQH